The following proteins are co-located in the uncultured Propionivibrio sp. genome:
- a CDS encoding TRAP transporter substrate-binding protein encodes MKHRMLWKCAVLAVAVCTTGGALAQKATFKAADVHPNGYPTVEAVKSLGAKLEAETKGRLKVRMYAGGVLGDEKSTLEQTQAGAIQFQRMSLGALGPVVPEVNVFNMPFVFRDVTHMRKVIDGPIGDEILRKITDSQARLVALAFMDSGSRSVYSNRPVRTPGDLRGLKIRMMGNPLFVETMNAMGGSGVSMGSGEVYSAMQTGLIDGAENNEPTYWTHNHYSVVRVYSRTEHLILPEILVFSKAAWNKLSPDDQQRIRRLAREAQFEARALWDERVRKDTESLKAKGISFVDDVDKKAFIAATEPVREKYGRPYADLIRRIQDVN; translated from the coding sequence ATGAAACATCGAATGTTATGGAAATGTGCCGTGCTGGCGGTCGCCGTGTGCACGACCGGCGGAGCGCTGGCGCAGAAAGCGACTTTCAAGGCGGCCGACGTGCATCCGAACGGCTATCCCACCGTGGAAGCAGTGAAAAGCCTCGGCGCGAAACTCGAGGCCGAAACCAAGGGCCGGTTGAAAGTACGGATGTATGCGGGCGGCGTGCTTGGCGATGAAAAGTCGACGCTCGAACAGACCCAGGCCGGCGCTATCCAGTTCCAGCGGATGTCGCTGGGTGCGCTGGGCCCGGTCGTCCCCGAGGTGAACGTGTTCAACATGCCGTTTGTGTTTCGCGACGTGACGCACATGCGCAAGGTCATCGACGGTCCGATCGGCGACGAGATCCTCAGGAAGATCACCGACAGCCAGGCGCGTCTTGTCGCACTGGCTTTCATGGACTCCGGTTCGCGCAGCGTGTATAGCAACCGCCCGGTGCGGACGCCGGGTGATCTGCGCGGCCTCAAGATCCGCATGATGGGTAATCCGCTGTTCGTCGAGACGATGAACGCGATGGGTGGGTCAGGGGTCTCGATGGGCAGCGGCGAGGTGTATTCGGCGATGCAGACCGGCTTGATCGACGGTGCCGAAAACAACGAGCCGACGTACTGGACGCATAACCATTACTCGGTCGTCCGGGTCTATAGCCGTACCGAGCACCTGATCCTCCCGGAAATCCTGGTGTTCTCGAAGGCCGCCTGGAACAAGCTGAGTCCTGACGATCAGCAACGCATCCGGCGCCTGGCGCGCGAGGCGCAGTTCGAGGCGCGCGCGCTGTGGGATGAACGCGTCCGCAAGGATACGGAAAGCCTCAAGGCCAAGGGCATCAGCTTTGTCGATGATGTGGACAAGAAGGCCTTCATCGCCGCCACCGAGCCGGTGCGCGAGAAATACGGCCGCCCCTATGCCGATCTCATCCGCCGCATTCAGGACGTCAACTGA
- a CDS encoding TRAP transporter small permease has protein sequence MREATAKLLDRIYLSCIWISGASLVVMALIVPWGVFTRHVLDRAASWPEPVAIICMLVFTFLGAAASYRAGAHIAVTAVTDRVPETLRKVFGVLVNLLMLGAAGFVLIWGAQLCLLTWNQTMPDLPAVRVGLSYLPIPLGALCTIVFVIECIVLGAQSRRAVCTIDQNVEEA, from the coding sequence ATGCGTGAAGCCACTGCAAAGCTGCTCGACCGTATTTATCTTTCCTGCATATGGATTTCCGGCGCGTCGCTGGTCGTCATGGCGCTGATCGTGCCATGGGGCGTGTTCACCCGCCACGTTCTCGACCGGGCGGCCAGCTGGCCGGAGCCGGTGGCGATCATCTGCATGCTCGTGTTCACCTTTCTTGGCGCGGCGGCGAGTTATCGGGCCGGTGCGCACATCGCCGTGACGGCGGTGACCGACCGCGTTCCGGAGACGCTACGCAAAGTCTTTGGCGTGCTGGTCAATCTGCTCATGCTGGGCGCGGCCGGATTCGTCCTGATCTGGGGGGCGCAGCTGTGCCTGCTGACCTGGAATCAGACCATGCCCGACCTGCCGGCGGTTCGCGTTGGCCTGTCGTATCTGCCGATTCCACTCGGCGCTTTGTGCACGATCGTGTTCGTCATCGAATGTATCGTCTTGGGGGCGCAGTCGCGGCGTGCCGTCTGCACGATTGATCAGAACGTCGAGGAGGCCTGA
- a CDS encoding TRAP transporter large permease: protein MEALILLGSLAVLLAIGVPVAYSLCIASMVGYWVIDLPLDALMVAIGSGVNKFSLLAIPFFVLAGAIMAEGGMARRLVEFASVLVGFIRGGLSLVNILASTFFGAISGSSVADTASVGTVLIPEMEKKGYPRDFATAVTVSGSVQAVLIPPSHNAVIYSLAAGGSVSIASLFLAGILPGLLLGMTVAGLCLFFAYRRGYPKGELIPMAQARRIVLDALWGLMTMVIILGGIMSGIFTATESAAVACVWAFGVTMFVYRDYRWRDLPKLIHRTVKTVTIVMILIGFAAGFGQIMTFMQLPAEITALFTSLSDNPYVILLCINVMLLVLGTLMDMAPLILILTPILLPVVSALGVHPVHFGMIMMVNLGIGLISPPVGSVLFVGSAVAKLRIEAVVKSMLPFYVGLLGVLLLVTYVPAISLFIPQAMGY, encoded by the coding sequence ATGGAAGCATTGATTCTGCTTGGCAGTCTTGCCGTCTTGCTGGCGATCGGCGTGCCGGTCGCATACTCGCTTTGCATTGCCTCGATGGTCGGCTACTGGGTCATCGACCTGCCGCTCGATGCGCTGATGGTGGCCATCGGATCGGGCGTGAACAAGTTCTCGTTGCTGGCCATTCCATTCTTCGTCCTGGCTGGCGCGATCATGGCCGAGGGCGGCATGGCCCGCCGGCTGGTCGAGTTCGCCAGCGTTCTCGTCGGCTTTATCCGCGGCGGGCTTTCGCTCGTCAATATTCTCGCCTCGACCTTCTTTGGCGCCATTTCCGGTTCTTCCGTCGCCGATACGGCATCGGTCGGCACCGTGCTGATTCCTGAAATGGAAAAGAAGGGCTATCCGCGTGATTTCGCCACGGCCGTGACCGTCAGCGGTTCGGTCCAGGCGGTGTTGATTCCGCCCAGTCACAACGCCGTCATTTACTCGCTTGCCGCCGGCGGCTCGGTGTCGATCGCCAGCCTCTTCCTGGCGGGAATCCTGCCCGGCTTGCTGCTGGGCATGACGGTTGCCGGGCTGTGCCTGTTCTTCGCGTATCGGCGCGGCTATCCGAAAGGCGAGCTCATCCCGATGGCGCAGGCGCGCCGGATCGTCCTCGACGCGCTCTGGGGGTTGATGACGATGGTCATCATTCTCGGCGGCATCATGTCGGGGATTTTCACCGCGACCGAATCGGCCGCCGTCGCCTGTGTCTGGGCCTTCGGCGTGACGATGTTCGTCTATCGCGACTACCGTTGGCGCGATTTGCCAAAGCTCATTCACCGCACGGTCAAGACCGTCACCATCGTCATGATCCTGATCGGGTTCGCCGCCGGCTTCGGGCAGATCATGACCTTCATGCAGCTGCCGGCCGAGATCACCGCGCTATTCACGTCCCTGTCGGACAATCCTTATGTCATCCTGCTGTGCATCAATGTGATGCTGCTGGTGCTCGGGACCCTGATGGACATGGCGCCGCTGATCCTGATCCTGACGCCGATCCTGTTGCCGGTCGTCAGCGCGCTCGGCGTCCATCCGGTGCACTTCGGCATGATCATGATGGTCAATCTCGGCATTGGCCTGATCTCGCCGCCGGTCGGATCGGTGCTCTTTGTCGGCAGTGCCGTCGCCAAACTCAGGATCGAAGCGGTAGTGAAGAGCATGCTTCCGTTCTATGTCGGGCTGCTCGGCGTGCTCTTGCTGGTGACCTACGTGCCGGCCATCTCGCTGTTCATTCCGCAGGCGATGGGGTATTGA
- the nhaR gene encoding transcriptional activator NhaR, producing the protein MNYKHLFYFWNVARHGGILRASEAIHISPQTLSGQIKLLEESLGTPLFRQRGRRLELTEAGDVAREYADEMFSLGAELEQVIRSYPRGRPVEFRVGVSDALPKSVAYRLLRPAISLDKEVRIVCREWRLDRLLNELGQHRLDLVISDAPTHAAVDAKPYAQRLGRSTVVFLAHPELAKRGSGDFPERLQDIPLLFPGEDSALRNAIDRWVKRRNLRLYTAGIFDDMALMAAFGREKIGAFPIPATLVDEFTADGQLVVLGQADGVYVDYYALSVERKTRHPCVAAITAAARDSLEPT; encoded by the coding sequence ATGAACTACAAGCATCTGTTCTACTTCTGGAACGTCGCCAGGCACGGCGGCATCCTGCGCGCGAGCGAAGCCATCCACATCTCGCCGCAAACCCTGAGCGGCCAGATCAAGCTGCTCGAAGAGAGTCTCGGCACCCCGCTCTTTCGCCAGCGCGGCCGACGACTCGAACTCACCGAGGCCGGTGACGTCGCCCGCGAATATGCCGACGAAATGTTCTCGCTGGGCGCCGAACTCGAGCAGGTCATCCGCAGCTATCCGCGCGGGCGTCCGGTCGAATTCCGCGTCGGCGTCTCGGACGCCTTGCCGAAATCGGTCGCCTATCGCCTGCTGCGCCCGGCGATCAGCCTCGACAAGGAGGTCAGGATCGTCTGCCGGGAATGGCGGCTCGACCGCCTGCTCAACGAACTTGGTCAGCATCGCCTCGACCTGGTGATCTCCGACGCGCCGACGCATGCGGCGGTGGATGCGAAACCCTATGCCCAGCGACTGGGACGATCGACCGTCGTTTTTCTCGCGCACCCCGAACTCGCCAAACGCGGCTCGGGCGATTTCCCCGAACGGCTCCAGGACATTCCGCTCTTGTTTCCCGGAGAGGATTCGGCCTTGCGCAACGCCATCGACCGCTGGGTCAAGCGCCGGAATCTTCGCCTCTATACCGCCGGAATTTTCGACGACATGGCGCTGATGGCCGCGTTCGGACGCGAGAAAATCGGCGCCTTCCCGATCCCGGCAACGCTCGTCGACGAATTCACCGCCGACGGGCAACTCGTCGTCCTCGGCCAGGCCGACGGTGTGTACGTCGATTACTATGCGTTGTCCGTCGAGCGCAAGACGCGACACCCCTGCGTCGCCGCCATCACCGCGGCCGCCCGCGACAGTCTTGAACCCACCTAG
- a CDS encoding HPF/RaiA family ribosome-associated protein, whose amino-acid sequence MNISVKAQGSTLASRCRRFATQATLAQIGQFSRAVERVRVQLDDLSQSSRSGVSQICRIVLHFRDHSFVVVEGVGESMNTAIERATLRISERLRRHPLSLVPADTAMTPGSAWRELIHPSYCSETT is encoded by the coding sequence TTGAACATTTCCGTGAAAGCCCAGGGGAGCACGTTGGCTTCGCGTTGCCGGCGCTTTGCCACACAGGCGACATTGGCGCAGATCGGGCAGTTCTCCCGTGCGGTCGAACGCGTCCGCGTTCAGCTTGACGACCTGAGTCAATCGAGTCGCAGCGGTGTCAGCCAGATCTGCCGGATCGTCCTGCATTTTCGCGATCATTCCTTCGTCGTTGTCGAAGGCGTCGGCGAAAGCATGAATACGGCGATCGAGCGGGCGACGCTGCGAATTTCCGAGCGTCTGCGCCGGCATCCGCTATCTCTTGTTCCTGCTGACACGGCGATGACGCCCGGGTCTGCCTGGCGCGAGCTTATCCATCCATCCTATTGCAGTGAGACAACATGA
- a CDS encoding putative Na+/H+ antiporter translates to MNPNATELIALTLFVIAVTHTFSTKYFEHRARLSADHQGFWHLLGEVEVVFGLWAFVLFALLALAGDLSSAIAYIDSRNFTEPLFVFAIMAVAATRPILESTSAIILRIGKALSAKTMLGTYAATLCLIPLLGSFITEPAAMTLAAIIIGQQFFARGVSLRFKYATLAVLFVNVSVGGTLTNFAAPPVLMVSSTWGWDTLFMLQHFGWKSMVVVFVNTLGAAWLFRRELMRLPPEEVAPTAARPAIPLPMVLLHLGFLGGIVAFAHHPPIFLGILLFFLGVAHAYPRYQQRLILKEALLVGFFLGGLVVLGGLQEWWLKPLLMRLDSNSVFVGALGLTAFTDNAALTYLGSLVDGLSSDFQYALVAGAVAGGGLTIIANAPNPAGISILRRHFDKQSISPSRLFVAALAPTWVAGMAFWWL, encoded by the coding sequence ATGAATCCGAATGCCACCGAGTTGATTGCGCTGACCTTGTTTGTCATCGCGGTGACGCACACCTTTTCGACCAAGTACTTCGAGCACCGTGCCCGCCTGTCGGCGGACCACCAGGGCTTCTGGCACCTGCTTGGCGAGGTCGAGGTGGTATTCGGTCTCTGGGCGTTCGTGTTGTTCGCCCTGCTGGCGCTGGCCGGCGATCTGTCTTCGGCGATCGCCTATATCGATAGCCGGAATTTCACCGAGCCGCTCTTCGTCTTCGCGATCATGGCGGTCGCCGCGACGCGGCCGATTCTCGAATCGACCTCGGCGATCATCCTGCGCATCGGCAAGGCGCTGAGTGCGAAGACGATGCTCGGCACTTATGCTGCGACACTGTGTCTCATTCCACTGCTGGGATCGTTCATTACCGAGCCGGCGGCGATGACGCTGGCGGCCATCATCATCGGCCAGCAGTTTTTCGCCCGTGGCGTTTCACTGCGCTTCAAGTACGCGACGCTGGCCGTGCTCTTCGTCAACGTGTCGGTTGGCGGCACGCTGACCAATTTCGCCGCGCCGCCGGTCCTGATGGTTTCGTCGACCTGGGGCTGGGACACGCTGTTCATGTTGCAGCACTTTGGCTGGAAGTCCATGGTGGTCGTCTTCGTCAATACCTTGGGCGCGGCCTGGCTGTTCCGGCGGGAACTGATGCGATTGCCGCCGGAAGAGGTGGCGCCCACCGCCGCTCGCCCGGCGATTCCCCTGCCGATGGTCCTGCTGCACCTGGGCTTTCTCGGCGGGATCGTGGCGTTTGCGCATCACCCGCCCATTTTTCTCGGCATCCTGCTGTTCTTTCTCGGCGTTGCCCATGCCTATCCCCGCTATCAGCAACGCCTGATCCTGAAAGAGGCGCTGCTCGTCGGCTTCTTTCTCGGCGGCCTCGTGGTCTTGGGTGGACTTCAGGAGTGGTGGCTGAAACCGCTGCTGATGCGCCTCGATTCAAACAGCGTTTTCGTCGGCGCGCTCGGCCTGACGGCCTTCACCGACAATGCCGCGCTGACCTATCTCGGCTCGCTGGTCGACGGTCTTTCATCCGACTTCCAGTACGCGCTGGTGGCCGGTGCGGTGGCCGGGGGCGGGCTGACAATCATCGCCAACGCGCCCAATCCCGCTGGCATCAGCATCCTGCGCCGCCATTTCGACAAGCAGTCGATCAGTCCGTCTCGCTTGTTCGTCGCGGCGCTCGCGCCGACCTGGGTGGCCGGCATGGCGTTCTGGTGGCTGTGA